A stretch of the Zeugodacus cucurbitae isolate PBARC_wt_2022May chromosome 6, idZeuCucr1.2, whole genome shotgun sequence genome encodes the following:
- the LOC105210240 gene encoding translation initiation factor IF-2, translating into MRGHGGMGFRPAPRMNMAMRPAGMRMGGPGPVRVGPSMGGPGPARVGMNMSGPGPARVGMGGPGPAYGGRPPGAPPPPAGPPPGAAPGPARPPPTAGPTQVNVNVNAAPRPIVNDVVVVGGGAPLLPAAGLMLGASMVAGATMGAMAASAMSGPREVIVNAAPPQPSTIIVNTPGVQQPQGNSTVVVNSASAMPPSYNTGVQQPQGNSTVVVNSASAMPPSYNSVVSSGMGGVAPSTTVVMEGGGGGQRMQQPPTTVVLENNGMRPQPTTVVTETVVIPPKPSSCCCVVL; encoded by the coding sequence ATGCGTGGACATGGAGGCATGGGATTCAGGCCCGCACCAAGGATGAATATGGCAATGCGTCCAGCCGGCATGAGAATGGGTGGACCCGGACCTGTTAGAGTTGGTCCGAGCATGGGCGGTCCCGGACCAGCAAGAGTTGGCATGAATATGAGCGGTCCCGGACCGGCGAGAGTTGGTATGGGTGGACCAGGTCCAGCTTACGGCGGACGTCCACCAGgcgcaccaccaccaccagctgGTCCGCCACCTGGCGCAGCGCCCGGTCCTGCACGTCCACCGCCCACAGCTGGTCCCACACAAGTGAATGTAAATGTGAATGCAGCACCGCGTCCCATTGTAAACGATGTGGTTGTGGTTGGTGGTGGTGCACCGCTACTTCCAGCAGCTGGCTTGATGTTGGGCGCATCAATGGTTGCTGGTGCAACAATGGGTGCAATGGCAGCGTCGGCGATGAGTGGACCGAGAGAAGTTATTGTAAATGCAGCGCCGCCACAACCATCGACGATCATTGTGAATACACCCGGTGTACAACAGCCGCAGGGCAATTCGACAGTTGTGGTGAATTCAGCATCGGCAATGCCACCCAGTTATAATACGGGTGTACAACAACCGCAGGGCAATTCGACAGTTGTGGTGAATTCAGCATCGGCAATGCCACCCAGTTATAATTCGGTAGTTAGCTCCGGTATGGGTGGTGTAGCGCCCTCAACTACAGTCGTGATGgaaggtggtggtggtggtcagCGAATGCAGCAACCACCGACGACGGTAGTGCTTGAGAATAATGGTATGAGACCGCAGCCAACTACCGTCGTAACAGAGACGGTGGTCATACCACCGAAGCCGAGCAGTTGCTGCTGTGTGGTCTTATGA
- the LOC105210363 gene encoding uncharacterized protein LOC105210363 isoform X3, giving the protein MRKTKSPAVPPTHDVTPYLSVESVDSPVRTNSVDPTVYLSAISATPQPSPVLQTNKRSLATASTSTEPLPQPVTTEFGGQTTSSIVEVAQPGTDFAMQTSASLDDGGKAHEGDANETTPVKTDRVEAHSSASQVHVYDNKPATVAVGRVKKLTKQRPKASSPPSIESSFIMPRRYPFSPKVERSSNEEASLESQAAFRQNLLPTITPYKYMADDPNSNRYDKRMRASDPSLNNPNEQNELEMQETDDVQRPTQNSAKRSDISSSSLSSEPYLESAFPTNLQLGDGFLYMTIPPDGGYGWLIVVISFLCQVIVDGIIFSVGILLPYIADDMGETQTTIVLVASIQVACYFLAGPVASAFINKYGFRVVALTGACCSIVFILIGTFSHNLAMLIFFYSMLGGPSLSLIWVTSQLIIGYYFERFRPIANGISCSGAGAGILIFSFMNAQICPKIGWRNTSRLHTALLLLVILMGITFIEVTPTRIATVKKDDKSSSSSEERMSVPFSEVRYSRFQRSSTVQSTSKERGLEQMIEVYEPKRHRKIEKLCPCCFPVGKTPTKTPETLRSIGEDSVAELDMGQRVPPKSFIVRLDPIEREDLFYTGPATYDSEIEVTSRRTTNHVIDIDHQRAKTINYSLSVMRSQRHYREPKRRTIGELRNRHKWPILAYISPANWMPAKLLNAFSRLFDMNLLKIMEFRILLLSAFFFPMGFNIPFVYSKIRAEVDPFNASLISPTIGLSNFIFRILSGFAANKFRSQTTYLCGGGIVFGGVATLASAFYGADVVWFQYTYAACYGVAPAFYSTLRAIIYVRALGLDKLTNAFGLTGLAMGLGVFLGTTTAAILNGLTHSYHAAFAFSGMCLITAGVLKLILPTFMLYRAKRLNNA; this is encoded by the exons atgCG cAAAACGAAATCACCAGCAGTGCCGCCAACACATGACGTAACACCTTACCTTTCGGTAGAAAGTGTCGATTCGCCAGTGCGCACGAACAGTGTAGATCCAACTGTATATTTGTCCGCCATATCAGCAACACCACAACCATCACCAGTGCTACAAACGAACAAAAGAAGTCTAGCTACAGCTTCAACCAGCACAGAACCACTCCCTCAACCAGTTACTACAGAGTTTGGCGGGCAGACCACATCTAGTATTGTAGAGGTCGCGCAACCCGGTACGGATTTTGCAATGCAAACATCTGCCAGCCTCGACGATGGTGGTAAAGCGCATGAGGGAGATGCGAATGAGACCACACCCGTTAAAACTG ATCGCGTTGAAGCACATTCATCGGCAAGTCAAGTGCATGTATATGATAATAAGCCAGCTACTGTCGCTGTTGGACGCGTTAAAAAGTTGACGAAGCAACGACCTAAAGCATCATCACCGCCCAGCATTGAGTCATCGTTTATAATGCCTAGACGGTATCCGTTTTCACCTAAAGTTGAGCGTTCATCAAATGAGGAGGCTAGCCTTGAGAGTCAGGCGGCATTCAGGCAAAATTTGCTGCCAACTATTACACCCTACAAATATATGGCGGATGATCCGAATTCAAATAGGTATGACAAACGTATGAGAGCTAGTGATCCATCGTTAAATAACCCAAATGAACAAAATGAATTGGAAATGCAAGAAACGGATGATGTACAACGACCAACCCAAAATTCCGCCAAGCGAAGTGACATCAGTTCATCTTCATTATCTAGTGAGCCATATTTAGAGTCTGCATTTCCCACCAATTTACAACTCGGCGATGGTTTC CTGTATATGACCATACCACCGGATGGTGGCTACGGTTGGTTAATAGTGGTCATCTCCTTCCTTTGTCAGGTGATCGTGGATGGCATCATTTTCTCTGTCGGCATATTACTGCCTTACATTGCCGATGACATGGGCGAGACGCAAACGACTATTGTACTTGTCGCTTCGATACAAGTTG CTTGTTATTTTCTTGCAGGTCCGGTGGCAAGCGCTTTTATCAATAAGTACGGCTTTCGTGTGGTGGCTTTGACGGGCGCTTGTTGTTCAATTGTTTTCATATTGATCGGGACATTCAGTCATAATTTGGCAATGTTGATATTTTTCTACAGCATGCTCG GTGGTCCATCGCTTAGTTTAATTTGGGTTACCTCACAACTCATCATCGGCTATTATTTCGAACGATTTCGTCCCATAGCCAATGGTATCTCATGCTCGGGCGCCGGTGCTGGTATCTTGATATTTTCCTTTATGAATGCGCAGATTTGTCCGAAAATTGGTTGGCGTAATACGTCGCGTTTACATACAGCATTGCTGTTGCTCGTAATACTAATGGGTATAACCTTCATTGAAGTTACACCGACGCGTATTGCCACCGTGAAGAAA GACGACAAGTCGTCTTCTTCCAGTGAAGAAAGAATGTCTGTACCTTTTAGCGAGGTACGCTACTCACGGTTTCAACGGTCTTCAACGGTACAATCAACATCTAAAGAAAGGGGTTTGGAGCAGATGATTG AGGTTTATGAGCCAAAAAGACATCGAAAAATTGAGAAACTATGTCCCTGCTGCTTTCCGGTCGGGAAAACTCCTACCAAAACCCCTGAAACGCTACGTAGCATAGGAGAAGATTCAGTAGCGGAACTAGATATGGGACAAAGAGTTCCACCAAAAAGTTTTATAGTACGCTTGGATCCCATAGAGCGTGAAGATCTCTTCTATACCGGACCTGCTACCTACGACAGTGAGATCGAAGTAACATCCAGACGCACAACCAATCATGTAATCGACATTGATCATCAGCGG GCCAAAACCATCAATTACTCCTTATCGGTTATGCGTTCACAACGTCACTATCGAGAACCGAAACGCCGTACAATTGGTGAGCTGCGAAATCGTCATAAATGGCCCATTTTGGCTTATATATCACCAGCTAATTGGATGCCTGCGAAGCTGCTGAATGCATTTTCAAGGCTTTTCGACATGAATTTGCTGAAGATTATGGAATTTCGCATACTACTATTGTCGGCGTTCTTCTTTCCGATGGGTTTCAACATACCCTTTGTGTACTCGAAGA ttcgcGCTGAAGTGGATCCATTCAATGCCAGCCTCATTTCACCCACCATTGGTTTGTCCAATTTCATCTTTCGCATTTTATCCGGATTTGCTGCCAATAAATTTCGCTCACAAACCACTTACTTGTGCGGTGGCGGTATTGTCTTCGGCGGCGTAGCAACATTGGCCAGTGCCTTTTATGGCGCTGATGTTGTTTggtttcaatatacatatgccgCGTGTTATGGTGTGGCGCCAG CATTCTACTCCACACTGCGCGCCATCATCTATGTACGCGCTCTTGGCTTGGATAAGCTCACCAATGCATTTGGTCTCACCGGTTTGGCTATGGGTCTGGGCGTATTTCTGGGCACCACAACCGCTGCGATACTCAATGGCTTGACTCACAGTTATCATGCCGCCTTTGCATTCTCGGGCATGTGCTTGATTACGGCGGGTGTTCTAAAATTGATTTTACCGACTTTCATGTTATATAGAGCTAAACGCTTAAATAACGCTTGA
- the LOC105210363 gene encoding uncharacterized protein LOC105210363 isoform X2, whose translation MRKTKSPAVPPTHDVTPYLSVESVDSPVRTNSVDPTVYLSAISATPQPSPVLQTNKRSLATASTSTEPLPQPVTTEFGGQTTSSIVEVAQPGTDFAMQTSASLDDGGKAHEGDANETTPVKTGKYIGDDVESNITELSADRVEAHSSASQVHVYDNKPATVAVGRVKKLTKQRPKASSPPSIESSFIMPRRYPFSPKVERSSNEEASLESQAAFRQNLLPTITPYKYMADDPNSNRYDKRMRASDPSLNNPNEQNELEMQETDDVQRPTQNSAKRSDISSSSLSSEPYLESAFPTNLQLGDGFLYMTIPPDGGYGWLIVVISFLCQVIVDGIIFSVGILLPYIADDMGETQTTIVLVASIQVGPVASAFINKYGFRVVALTGACCSIVFILIGTFSHNLAMLIFFYSMLGGPSLSLIWVTSQLIIGYYFERFRPIANGISCSGAGAGILIFSFMNAQICPKIGWRNTSRLHTALLLLVILMGITFIEVTPTRIATVKKDDKSSSSSEERMSVPFSEVRYSRFQRSSTVQSTSKERGLEQMIEVYEPKRHRKIEKLCPCCFPVGKTPTKTPETLRSIGEDSVAELDMGQRVPPKSFIVRLDPIEREDLFYTGPATYDSEIEVTSRRTTNHVIDIDHQRAKTINYSLSVMRSQRHYREPKRRTIGELRNRHKWPILAYISPANWMPAKLLNAFSRLFDMNLLKIMEFRILLLSAFFFPMGFNIPFVYSKIRAEVDPFNASLISPTIGLSNFIFRILSGFAANKFRSQTTYLCGGGIVFGGVATLASAFYGADVVWFQYTYAACYGVAPAFYSTLRAIIYVRALGLDKLTNAFGLTGLAMGLGVFLGTTTAAILNGLTHSYHAAFAFSGMCLITAGVLKLILPTFMLYRAKRLNNA comes from the exons atgCG cAAAACGAAATCACCAGCAGTGCCGCCAACACATGACGTAACACCTTACCTTTCGGTAGAAAGTGTCGATTCGCCAGTGCGCACGAACAGTGTAGATCCAACTGTATATTTGTCCGCCATATCAGCAACACCACAACCATCACCAGTGCTACAAACGAACAAAAGAAGTCTAGCTACAGCTTCAACCAGCACAGAACCACTCCCTCAACCAGTTACTACAGAGTTTGGCGGGCAGACCACATCTAGTATTGTAGAGGTCGCGCAACCCGGTACGGATTTTGCAATGCAAACATCTGCCAGCCTCGACGATGGTGGTAAAGCGCATGAGGGAGATGCGAATGAGACCACACCCGTTAAAACTGGTAAATATATAGGCGATGATGTTGAGAGTAATATCACTGAGCTATCAGCAGATCGCGTTGAAGCACATTCATCGGCAAGTCAAGTGCATGTATATGATAATAAGCCAGCTACTGTCGCTGTTGGACGCGTTAAAAAGTTGACGAAGCAACGACCTAAAGCATCATCACCGCCCAGCATTGAGTCATCGTTTATAATGCCTAGACGGTATCCGTTTTCACCTAAAGTTGAGCGTTCATCAAATGAGGAGGCTAGCCTTGAGAGTCAGGCGGCATTCAGGCAAAATTTGCTGCCAACTATTACACCCTACAAATATATGGCGGATGATCCGAATTCAAATAGGTATGACAAACGTATGAGAGCTAGTGATCCATCGTTAAATAACCCAAATGAACAAAATGAATTGGAAATGCAAGAAACGGATGATGTACAACGACCAACCCAAAATTCCGCCAAGCGAAGTGACATCAGTTCATCTTCATTATCTAGTGAGCCATATTTAGAGTCTGCATTTCCCACCAATTTACAACTCGGCGATGGTTTC CTGTATATGACCATACCACCGGATGGTGGCTACGGTTGGTTAATAGTGGTCATCTCCTTCCTTTGTCAGGTGATCGTGGATGGCATCATTTTCTCTGTCGGCATATTACTGCCTTACATTGCCGATGACATGGGCGAGACGCAAACGACTATTGTACTTGTCGCTTCGATACAAGTTG GTCCGGTGGCAAGCGCTTTTATCAATAAGTACGGCTTTCGTGTGGTGGCTTTGACGGGCGCTTGTTGTTCAATTGTTTTCATATTGATCGGGACATTCAGTCATAATTTGGCAATGTTGATATTTTTCTACAGCATGCTCG GTGGTCCATCGCTTAGTTTAATTTGGGTTACCTCACAACTCATCATCGGCTATTATTTCGAACGATTTCGTCCCATAGCCAATGGTATCTCATGCTCGGGCGCCGGTGCTGGTATCTTGATATTTTCCTTTATGAATGCGCAGATTTGTCCGAAAATTGGTTGGCGTAATACGTCGCGTTTACATACAGCATTGCTGTTGCTCGTAATACTAATGGGTATAACCTTCATTGAAGTTACACCGACGCGTATTGCCACCGTGAAGAAA GACGACAAGTCGTCTTCTTCCAGTGAAGAAAGAATGTCTGTACCTTTTAGCGAGGTACGCTACTCACGGTTTCAACGGTCTTCAACGGTACAATCAACATCTAAAGAAAGGGGTTTGGAGCAGATGATTG AGGTTTATGAGCCAAAAAGACATCGAAAAATTGAGAAACTATGTCCCTGCTGCTTTCCGGTCGGGAAAACTCCTACCAAAACCCCTGAAACGCTACGTAGCATAGGAGAAGATTCAGTAGCGGAACTAGATATGGGACAAAGAGTTCCACCAAAAAGTTTTATAGTACGCTTGGATCCCATAGAGCGTGAAGATCTCTTCTATACCGGACCTGCTACCTACGACAGTGAGATCGAAGTAACATCCAGACGCACAACCAATCATGTAATCGACATTGATCATCAGCGG GCCAAAACCATCAATTACTCCTTATCGGTTATGCGTTCACAACGTCACTATCGAGAACCGAAACGCCGTACAATTGGTGAGCTGCGAAATCGTCATAAATGGCCCATTTTGGCTTATATATCACCAGCTAATTGGATGCCTGCGAAGCTGCTGAATGCATTTTCAAGGCTTTTCGACATGAATTTGCTGAAGATTATGGAATTTCGCATACTACTATTGTCGGCGTTCTTCTTTCCGATGGGTTTCAACATACCCTTTGTGTACTCGAAGA ttcgcGCTGAAGTGGATCCATTCAATGCCAGCCTCATTTCACCCACCATTGGTTTGTCCAATTTCATCTTTCGCATTTTATCCGGATTTGCTGCCAATAAATTTCGCTCACAAACCACTTACTTGTGCGGTGGCGGTATTGTCTTCGGCGGCGTAGCAACATTGGCCAGTGCCTTTTATGGCGCTGATGTTGTTTggtttcaatatacatatgccgCGTGTTATGGTGTGGCGCCAG CATTCTACTCCACACTGCGCGCCATCATCTATGTACGCGCTCTTGGCTTGGATAAGCTCACCAATGCATTTGGTCTCACCGGTTTGGCTATGGGTCTGGGCGTATTTCTGGGCACCACAACCGCTGCGATACTCAATGGCTTGACTCACAGTTATCATGCCGCCTTTGCATTCTCGGGCATGTGCTTGATTACGGCGGGTGTTCTAAAATTGATTTTACCGACTTTCATGTTATATAGAGCTAAACGCTTAAATAACGCTTGA
- the LOC105210363 gene encoding uncharacterized protein LOC105210363 isoform X1, with the protein MRKTKSPAVPPTHDVTPYLSVESVDSPVRTNSVDPTVYLSAISATPQPSPVLQTNKRSLATASTSTEPLPQPVTTEFGGQTTSSIVEVAQPGTDFAMQTSASLDDGGKAHEGDANETTPVKTGKYIGDDVESNITELSADRVEAHSSASQVHVYDNKPATVAVGRVKKLTKQRPKASSPPSIESSFIMPRRYPFSPKVERSSNEEASLESQAAFRQNLLPTITPYKYMADDPNSNRYDKRMRASDPSLNNPNEQNELEMQETDDVQRPTQNSAKRSDISSSSLSSEPYLESAFPTNLQLGDGFLYMTIPPDGGYGWLIVVISFLCQVIVDGIIFSVGILLPYIADDMGETQTTIVLVASIQVACYFLAGPVASAFINKYGFRVVALTGACCSIVFILIGTFSHNLAMLIFFYSMLGGPSLSLIWVTSQLIIGYYFERFRPIANGISCSGAGAGILIFSFMNAQICPKIGWRNTSRLHTALLLLVILMGITFIEVTPTRIATVKKDDKSSSSSEERMSVPFSEVRYSRFQRSSTVQSTSKERGLEQMIEVYEPKRHRKIEKLCPCCFPVGKTPTKTPETLRSIGEDSVAELDMGQRVPPKSFIVRLDPIEREDLFYTGPATYDSEIEVTSRRTTNHVIDIDHQRAKTINYSLSVMRSQRHYREPKRRTIGELRNRHKWPILAYISPANWMPAKLLNAFSRLFDMNLLKIMEFRILLLSAFFFPMGFNIPFVYSKIRAEVDPFNASLISPTIGLSNFIFRILSGFAANKFRSQTTYLCGGGIVFGGVATLASAFYGADVVWFQYTYAACYGVAPAFYSTLRAIIYVRALGLDKLTNAFGLTGLAMGLGVFLGTTTAAILNGLTHSYHAAFAFSGMCLITAGVLKLILPTFMLYRAKRLNNA; encoded by the exons atgCG cAAAACGAAATCACCAGCAGTGCCGCCAACACATGACGTAACACCTTACCTTTCGGTAGAAAGTGTCGATTCGCCAGTGCGCACGAACAGTGTAGATCCAACTGTATATTTGTCCGCCATATCAGCAACACCACAACCATCACCAGTGCTACAAACGAACAAAAGAAGTCTAGCTACAGCTTCAACCAGCACAGAACCACTCCCTCAACCAGTTACTACAGAGTTTGGCGGGCAGACCACATCTAGTATTGTAGAGGTCGCGCAACCCGGTACGGATTTTGCAATGCAAACATCTGCCAGCCTCGACGATGGTGGTAAAGCGCATGAGGGAGATGCGAATGAGACCACACCCGTTAAAACTGGTAAATATATAGGCGATGATGTTGAGAGTAATATCACTGAGCTATCAGCAGATCGCGTTGAAGCACATTCATCGGCAAGTCAAGTGCATGTATATGATAATAAGCCAGCTACTGTCGCTGTTGGACGCGTTAAAAAGTTGACGAAGCAACGACCTAAAGCATCATCACCGCCCAGCATTGAGTCATCGTTTATAATGCCTAGACGGTATCCGTTTTCACCTAAAGTTGAGCGTTCATCAAATGAGGAGGCTAGCCTTGAGAGTCAGGCGGCATTCAGGCAAAATTTGCTGCCAACTATTACACCCTACAAATATATGGCGGATGATCCGAATTCAAATAGGTATGACAAACGTATGAGAGCTAGTGATCCATCGTTAAATAACCCAAATGAACAAAATGAATTGGAAATGCAAGAAACGGATGATGTACAACGACCAACCCAAAATTCCGCCAAGCGAAGTGACATCAGTTCATCTTCATTATCTAGTGAGCCATATTTAGAGTCTGCATTTCCCACCAATTTACAACTCGGCGATGGTTTC CTGTATATGACCATACCACCGGATGGTGGCTACGGTTGGTTAATAGTGGTCATCTCCTTCCTTTGTCAGGTGATCGTGGATGGCATCATTTTCTCTGTCGGCATATTACTGCCTTACATTGCCGATGACATGGGCGAGACGCAAACGACTATTGTACTTGTCGCTTCGATACAAGTTG CTTGTTATTTTCTTGCAGGTCCGGTGGCAAGCGCTTTTATCAATAAGTACGGCTTTCGTGTGGTGGCTTTGACGGGCGCTTGTTGTTCAATTGTTTTCATATTGATCGGGACATTCAGTCATAATTTGGCAATGTTGATATTTTTCTACAGCATGCTCG GTGGTCCATCGCTTAGTTTAATTTGGGTTACCTCACAACTCATCATCGGCTATTATTTCGAACGATTTCGTCCCATAGCCAATGGTATCTCATGCTCGGGCGCCGGTGCTGGTATCTTGATATTTTCCTTTATGAATGCGCAGATTTGTCCGAAAATTGGTTGGCGTAATACGTCGCGTTTACATACAGCATTGCTGTTGCTCGTAATACTAATGGGTATAACCTTCATTGAAGTTACACCGACGCGTATTGCCACCGTGAAGAAA GACGACAAGTCGTCTTCTTCCAGTGAAGAAAGAATGTCTGTACCTTTTAGCGAGGTACGCTACTCACGGTTTCAACGGTCTTCAACGGTACAATCAACATCTAAAGAAAGGGGTTTGGAGCAGATGATTG AGGTTTATGAGCCAAAAAGACATCGAAAAATTGAGAAACTATGTCCCTGCTGCTTTCCGGTCGGGAAAACTCCTACCAAAACCCCTGAAACGCTACGTAGCATAGGAGAAGATTCAGTAGCGGAACTAGATATGGGACAAAGAGTTCCACCAAAAAGTTTTATAGTACGCTTGGATCCCATAGAGCGTGAAGATCTCTTCTATACCGGACCTGCTACCTACGACAGTGAGATCGAAGTAACATCCAGACGCACAACCAATCATGTAATCGACATTGATCATCAGCGG GCCAAAACCATCAATTACTCCTTATCGGTTATGCGTTCACAACGTCACTATCGAGAACCGAAACGCCGTACAATTGGTGAGCTGCGAAATCGTCATAAATGGCCCATTTTGGCTTATATATCACCAGCTAATTGGATGCCTGCGAAGCTGCTGAATGCATTTTCAAGGCTTTTCGACATGAATTTGCTGAAGATTATGGAATTTCGCATACTACTATTGTCGGCGTTCTTCTTTCCGATGGGTTTCAACATACCCTTTGTGTACTCGAAGA ttcgcGCTGAAGTGGATCCATTCAATGCCAGCCTCATTTCACCCACCATTGGTTTGTCCAATTTCATCTTTCGCATTTTATCCGGATTTGCTGCCAATAAATTTCGCTCACAAACCACTTACTTGTGCGGTGGCGGTATTGTCTTCGGCGGCGTAGCAACATTGGCCAGTGCCTTTTATGGCGCTGATGTTGTTTggtttcaatatacatatgccgCGTGTTATGGTGTGGCGCCAG CATTCTACTCCACACTGCGCGCCATCATCTATGTACGCGCTCTTGGCTTGGATAAGCTCACCAATGCATTTGGTCTCACCGGTTTGGCTATGGGTCTGGGCGTATTTCTGGGCACCACAACCGCTGCGATACTCAATGGCTTGACTCACAGTTATCATGCCGCCTTTGCATTCTCGGGCATGTGCTTGATTACGGCGGGTGTTCTAAAATTGATTTTACCGACTTTCATGTTATATAGAGCTAAACGCTTAAATAACGCTTGA